In a genomic window of Nothobranchius furzeri strain GRZ-AD chromosome 14, NfurGRZ-RIMD1, whole genome shotgun sequence:
- the prkag3a gene encoding 5'-AMP-activated protein kinase subunit gamma-1 isoform X6 — translation MEPRVSKVSCSQKTQEIQKKEADATIYLNFMKSHSCYDAIPISCKLVIFDTTLQVKKAFFALVANGLRAAPLWDSKLQRFVGMLTITDFINILHCYYKSPLVQMYGLESHKIETWRGDSLQNVYLRNPSHYLISISPEARYRIHRLPVIDPESGNVLHILTHKRILKFLHIFGKKVPRPAFIQKQIQELGIGTFRNIATIQQTASLYDALSIFVERRVSALPVVDEQGKVVALYSRFDVINLAAQKTYNDLDITMQDAIRRRKCCVEGVITCFPEDTLEVIIDRIVEAEVHRLVLVDRADVVKGIISLSDLLQALVLTPVGIDALLS, via the exons ATGGAACCTCGTGTTTCAAAG GTGTCGTGTTCACAAAAGACGCAGGAGATCCAGAAAAAAG AGGCTGATGCCACCATCTACTTAAATTTTATGAAGAGCCACAGCTGCTATGACGCCATTCCGATCAGCTGTAAACTGGTCATATTTGATACCACGTTACAA GTGAAAAAGGCCTTTTTTGCTCTGGTGGCAAACGGCTTAAGGGCGGCACCTCTATGGGACAGCAAGTTGCaaagatttgtgg GTATGCTGACCATCACAGATTTCATCAACATCCTCCACTGCTACTACAAGTCCCCCTTG GTCCAAATGTATGGCCTGGAGAGCCACAAGATCGAAACATGGAGAGGTGATTCACTTCAAA ATGTGTACTTACGGAATCCTAGCCATTACCTCATCAGTATTTCTCCAGAGGCTAG ATACAGGATCCACAGGCTGCCCGTCATTGATCCCGAGTCTGGGAATGTCCTGCATATTCTGACCCACAAGAGAATTCTCAAGTTCCTCCATATATTT GGAAAAAAGGTTCCCAGGCCTGCATTCATCCAGAAGCAAATCCAGGAGTTGGGGATAGGAACGTTCAGGAATATCGCCACTATCCAGCAGACAGCATCCCTTTATGATGCCCTCTCCATATTTGTGGAGAGGCGGGTGTCAGCTCTTCCAGTGGTGGATGAACAAG GCAAAGTGGTAGCACTCTACTCAAGATTTGATGTCATT AATCTGGCCGCCCAGAAGACTTACAACGATCTGGACATAACAATGCAAGACGCTATTCGCAGGCGAAAATGTTGTGTTGAAGGTGTGATCACCTGCTTCCCAGAAGATACTTTAGAAGTGATTATAGACCGGATAGTTGAAGCTGAG GTCCATCGGCTGGTTCTGGTGGACAGGGCTGATGTGGTAAAGGGCATTATCTCTCTGTCTGACCTCCTGCAGGCCTTGGTTCTAACGCCTGTGGGCATTGATGCCCTTCTGTCCTAG
- the prkag3a gene encoding 5'-AMP-activated protein kinase subunit gamma-1 isoform X3, producing MEPRVSKVSCSQKTQEIQKKGVSDRDLYLQKHQCYNLTLVNVHTPCVHVGKLLRFLFPIEADATIYLNFMKSHSCYDAIPISCKLVIFDTTLQVKKAFFALVANGLRAAPLWDSKLQRFVGMLTITDFINILHCYYKSPLVQMYGLESHKIETWRGDSLQNVYLRNPSHYLISISPEARYRIHRLPVIDPESGNVLHILTHKRILKFLHIFGKKVPRPAFIQKQIQELGIGTFRNIATIQQTASLYDALSIFVERRVSALPVVDEQGKVVALYSRFDVINLAAQKTYNDLDITMQDAIRRRKCCVEGVITCFPEDTLEVIIDRIVEAEVHRLVLVDRADVVKGIISLSDLLQALVLTPVGIDALLS from the exons ATGGAACCTCGTGTTTCAAAG GTGTCGTGTTCACAAAAGACGCAGGAGATCCAGAAAAAAGGTGTGTCTGACCGTGATCTATATCTGCAAAAACATCAGTGTTACAACCTGACATTAGTAAATGTGCATACACCCTGTGTCCATGTTGGCAAGCTGCTGCGGTTTCTTTTTCCCATAGAGGCTGATGCCACCATCTACTTAAATTTTATGAAGAGCCACAGCTGCTATGACGCCATTCCGATCAGCTGTAAACTGGTCATATTTGATACCACGTTACAA GTGAAAAAGGCCTTTTTTGCTCTGGTGGCAAACGGCTTAAGGGCGGCACCTCTATGGGACAGCAAGTTGCaaagatttgtgg GTATGCTGACCATCACAGATTTCATCAACATCCTCCACTGCTACTACAAGTCCCCCTTG GTCCAAATGTATGGCCTGGAGAGCCACAAGATCGAAACATGGAGAGGTGATTCACTTCAAA ATGTGTACTTACGGAATCCTAGCCATTACCTCATCAGTATTTCTCCAGAGGCTAG ATACAGGATCCACAGGCTGCCCGTCATTGATCCCGAGTCTGGGAATGTCCTGCATATTCTGACCCACAAGAGAATTCTCAAGTTCCTCCATATATTT GGAAAAAAGGTTCCCAGGCCTGCATTCATCCAGAAGCAAATCCAGGAGTTGGGGATAGGAACGTTCAGGAATATCGCCACTATCCAGCAGACAGCATCCCTTTATGATGCCCTCTCCATATTTGTGGAGAGGCGGGTGTCAGCTCTTCCAGTGGTGGATGAACAAG GCAAAGTGGTAGCACTCTACTCAAGATTTGATGTCATT AATCTGGCCGCCCAGAAGACTTACAACGATCTGGACATAACAATGCAAGACGCTATTCGCAGGCGAAAATGTTGTGTTGAAGGTGTGATCACCTGCTTCCCAGAAGATACTTTAGAAGTGATTATAGACCGGATAGTTGAAGCTGAG GTCCATCGGCTGGTTCTGGTGGACAGGGCTGATGTGGTAAAGGGCATTATCTCTCTGTCTGACCTCCTGCAGGCCTTGGTTCTAACGCCTGTGGGCATTGATGCCCTTCTGTCCTAG
- the prkag3a gene encoding 5'-AMP-activated protein kinase subunit gamma-1 isoform X5 — MEPRVSKVSCSQKTQEIQKKEADATIYLNFMKSHSCYDAIPISCKLVIFDTTLQVKKAFFALVANGLRAAPLWDSKLQRFVGMLTITDFINILHCYYKSPLVQMYGLESHKIETWRGDSLQNVYLRNPSHYLISISPEASLFDAIYSLLRYRIHRLPVIDPESGNVLHILTHKRILKFLHIFGKKVPRPAFIQKQIQELGIGTFRNIATIQQTASLYDALSIFVERRVSALPVVDEQGKVVALYSRFDVINLAAQKTYNDLDITMQDAIRRRKCCVEGVITCFPEDTLEVIIDRIVEAEVHRLVLVDRADVVKGIISLSDLLQALVLTPVGIDALLS; from the exons ATGGAACCTCGTGTTTCAAAG GTGTCGTGTTCACAAAAGACGCAGGAGATCCAGAAAAAAG AGGCTGATGCCACCATCTACTTAAATTTTATGAAGAGCCACAGCTGCTATGACGCCATTCCGATCAGCTGTAAACTGGTCATATTTGATACCACGTTACAA GTGAAAAAGGCCTTTTTTGCTCTGGTGGCAAACGGCTTAAGGGCGGCACCTCTATGGGACAGCAAGTTGCaaagatttgtgg GTATGCTGACCATCACAGATTTCATCAACATCCTCCACTGCTACTACAAGTCCCCCTTG GTCCAAATGTATGGCCTGGAGAGCCACAAGATCGAAACATGGAGAGGTGATTCACTTCAAA ATGTGTACTTACGGAATCCTAGCCATTACCTCATCAGTATTTCTCCAGAGGCTAG CCTCTTCGATGCCATCTATTCCCTACTCAGATACAGGATCCACAGGCTGCCCGTCATTGATCCCGAGTCTGGGAATGTCCTGCATATTCTGACCCACAAGAGAATTCTCAAGTTCCTCCATATATTT GGAAAAAAGGTTCCCAGGCCTGCATTCATCCAGAAGCAAATCCAGGAGTTGGGGATAGGAACGTTCAGGAATATCGCCACTATCCAGCAGACAGCATCCCTTTATGATGCCCTCTCCATATTTGTGGAGAGGCGGGTGTCAGCTCTTCCAGTGGTGGATGAACAAG GCAAAGTGGTAGCACTCTACTCAAGATTTGATGTCATT AATCTGGCCGCCCAGAAGACTTACAACGATCTGGACATAACAATGCAAGACGCTATTCGCAGGCGAAAATGTTGTGTTGAAGGTGTGATCACCTGCTTCCCAGAAGATACTTTAGAAGTGATTATAGACCGGATAGTTGAAGCTGAG GTCCATCGGCTGGTTCTGGTGGACAGGGCTGATGTGGTAAAGGGCATTATCTCTCTGTCTGACCTCCTGCAGGCCTTGGTTCTAACGCCTGTGGGCATTGATGCCCTTCTGTCCTAG
- the prkag3a gene encoding 5'-AMP-activated protein kinase subunit gamma-1 isoform X1, which yields MEPRVSKVSCSQKTQEIQKKGVSDRDLYLQKHQCYNLTLVNVHTPCVHVGKLLRFLFPIEADATIYLNFMKSHSCYDAIPISCKLVIFDTTLQVKKAFFALVANGLRAAPLWDSKLQRFVGMLTITDFINILHCYYKSPLVQMYGLESHKIETWRGDSLQNVYLRNPSHYLISISPEASLFDAIYSLLRYRIHRLPVIDPESGNVLHILTHKRILKFLHIFGKKVPRPAFIQKQIQELGIGTFRNIATIQQTASLYDALSIFVERRVSALPVVDEQGKVVALYSRFDVINLAAQKTYNDLDITMQDAIRRRKCCVEGVITCFPEDTLEVIIDRIVEAEVHRLVLVDRADVVKGIISLSDLLQALVLTPVGIDALLS from the exons ATGGAACCTCGTGTTTCAAAG GTGTCGTGTTCACAAAAGACGCAGGAGATCCAGAAAAAAGGTGTGTCTGACCGTGATCTATATCTGCAAAAACATCAGTGTTACAACCTGACATTAGTAAATGTGCATACACCCTGTGTCCATGTTGGCAAGCTGCTGCGGTTTCTTTTTCCCATAGAGGCTGATGCCACCATCTACTTAAATTTTATGAAGAGCCACAGCTGCTATGACGCCATTCCGATCAGCTGTAAACTGGTCATATTTGATACCACGTTACAA GTGAAAAAGGCCTTTTTTGCTCTGGTGGCAAACGGCTTAAGGGCGGCACCTCTATGGGACAGCAAGTTGCaaagatttgtgg GTATGCTGACCATCACAGATTTCATCAACATCCTCCACTGCTACTACAAGTCCCCCTTG GTCCAAATGTATGGCCTGGAGAGCCACAAGATCGAAACATGGAGAGGTGATTCACTTCAAA ATGTGTACTTACGGAATCCTAGCCATTACCTCATCAGTATTTCTCCAGAGGCTAG CCTCTTCGATGCCATCTATTCCCTACTCAGATACAGGATCCACAGGCTGCCCGTCATTGATCCCGAGTCTGGGAATGTCCTGCATATTCTGACCCACAAGAGAATTCTCAAGTTCCTCCATATATTT GGAAAAAAGGTTCCCAGGCCTGCATTCATCCAGAAGCAAATCCAGGAGTTGGGGATAGGAACGTTCAGGAATATCGCCACTATCCAGCAGACAGCATCCCTTTATGATGCCCTCTCCATATTTGTGGAGAGGCGGGTGTCAGCTCTTCCAGTGGTGGATGAACAAG GCAAAGTGGTAGCACTCTACTCAAGATTTGATGTCATT AATCTGGCCGCCCAGAAGACTTACAACGATCTGGACATAACAATGCAAGACGCTATTCGCAGGCGAAAATGTTGTGTTGAAGGTGTGATCACCTGCTTCCCAGAAGATACTTTAGAAGTGATTATAGACCGGATAGTTGAAGCTGAG GTCCATCGGCTGGTTCTGGTGGACAGGGCTGATGTGGTAAAGGGCATTATCTCTCTGTCTGACCTCCTGCAGGCCTTGGTTCTAACGCCTGTGGGCATTGATGCCCTTCTGTCCTAG
- the prkag3a gene encoding 5'-AMP-activated protein kinase subunit gamma-1 isoform X2, giving the protein MEPRVSKVSCSQKTQEIQKKGVSDRDLYLQKHQCYNLTLVNVHTPCVHVGKLLRFLFPIEADATIYLNFMKSHSCYDAIPISCKLVIFDTTLQVKKAFFALVANGLRAAPLWDSKLQRFVGMLTITDFINILHCYYKSPLVQMYGLESHKIETWRDVYLRNPSHYLISISPEASLFDAIYSLLRYRIHRLPVIDPESGNVLHILTHKRILKFLHIFGKKVPRPAFIQKQIQELGIGTFRNIATIQQTASLYDALSIFVERRVSALPVVDEQGKVVALYSRFDVINLAAQKTYNDLDITMQDAIRRRKCCVEGVITCFPEDTLEVIIDRIVEAEVHRLVLVDRADVVKGIISLSDLLQALVLTPVGIDALLS; this is encoded by the exons ATGGAACCTCGTGTTTCAAAG GTGTCGTGTTCACAAAAGACGCAGGAGATCCAGAAAAAAGGTGTGTCTGACCGTGATCTATATCTGCAAAAACATCAGTGTTACAACCTGACATTAGTAAATGTGCATACACCCTGTGTCCATGTTGGCAAGCTGCTGCGGTTTCTTTTTCCCATAGAGGCTGATGCCACCATCTACTTAAATTTTATGAAGAGCCACAGCTGCTATGACGCCATTCCGATCAGCTGTAAACTGGTCATATTTGATACCACGTTACAA GTGAAAAAGGCCTTTTTTGCTCTGGTGGCAAACGGCTTAAGGGCGGCACCTCTATGGGACAGCAAGTTGCaaagatttgtgg GTATGCTGACCATCACAGATTTCATCAACATCCTCCACTGCTACTACAAGTCCCCCTTG GTCCAAATGTATGGCCTGGAGAGCCACAAGATCGAAACATGGAGAG ATGTGTACTTACGGAATCCTAGCCATTACCTCATCAGTATTTCTCCAGAGGCTAG CCTCTTCGATGCCATCTATTCCCTACTCAGATACAGGATCCACAGGCTGCCCGTCATTGATCCCGAGTCTGGGAATGTCCTGCATATTCTGACCCACAAGAGAATTCTCAAGTTCCTCCATATATTT GGAAAAAAGGTTCCCAGGCCTGCATTCATCCAGAAGCAAATCCAGGAGTTGGGGATAGGAACGTTCAGGAATATCGCCACTATCCAGCAGACAGCATCCCTTTATGATGCCCTCTCCATATTTGTGGAGAGGCGGGTGTCAGCTCTTCCAGTGGTGGATGAACAAG GCAAAGTGGTAGCACTCTACTCAAGATTTGATGTCATT AATCTGGCCGCCCAGAAGACTTACAACGATCTGGACATAACAATGCAAGACGCTATTCGCAGGCGAAAATGTTGTGTTGAAGGTGTGATCACCTGCTTCCCAGAAGATACTTTAGAAGTGATTATAGACCGGATAGTTGAAGCTGAG GTCCATCGGCTGGTTCTGGTGGACAGGGCTGATGTGGTAAAGGGCATTATCTCTCTGTCTGACCTCCTGCAGGCCTTGGTTCTAACGCCTGTGGGCATTGATGCCCTTCTGTCCTAG
- the prkag3a gene encoding 5'-AMP-activated protein kinase subunit gamma-1 isoform X4, whose product MEPRVSKVSCSQKTQEIQKKGVSDRDLYLQKHQCYNLTLVNVHTPCVHVGKLLRFLFPIEADATIYLNFMKSHSCYDAIPISCKLVIFDTTLQVKKAFFALVANGLRAAPLWDSKLQRFVGMLTITDFINILHCYYKSPLVQMYGLESHKIETWRDVYLRNPSHYLISISPEARYRIHRLPVIDPESGNVLHILTHKRILKFLHIFGKKVPRPAFIQKQIQELGIGTFRNIATIQQTASLYDALSIFVERRVSALPVVDEQGKVVALYSRFDVINLAAQKTYNDLDITMQDAIRRRKCCVEGVITCFPEDTLEVIIDRIVEAEVHRLVLVDRADVVKGIISLSDLLQALVLTPVGIDALLS is encoded by the exons ATGGAACCTCGTGTTTCAAAG GTGTCGTGTTCACAAAAGACGCAGGAGATCCAGAAAAAAGGTGTGTCTGACCGTGATCTATATCTGCAAAAACATCAGTGTTACAACCTGACATTAGTAAATGTGCATACACCCTGTGTCCATGTTGGCAAGCTGCTGCGGTTTCTTTTTCCCATAGAGGCTGATGCCACCATCTACTTAAATTTTATGAAGAGCCACAGCTGCTATGACGCCATTCCGATCAGCTGTAAACTGGTCATATTTGATACCACGTTACAA GTGAAAAAGGCCTTTTTTGCTCTGGTGGCAAACGGCTTAAGGGCGGCACCTCTATGGGACAGCAAGTTGCaaagatttgtgg GTATGCTGACCATCACAGATTTCATCAACATCCTCCACTGCTACTACAAGTCCCCCTTG GTCCAAATGTATGGCCTGGAGAGCCACAAGATCGAAACATGGAGAG ATGTGTACTTACGGAATCCTAGCCATTACCTCATCAGTATTTCTCCAGAGGCTAG ATACAGGATCCACAGGCTGCCCGTCATTGATCCCGAGTCTGGGAATGTCCTGCATATTCTGACCCACAAGAGAATTCTCAAGTTCCTCCATATATTT GGAAAAAAGGTTCCCAGGCCTGCATTCATCCAGAAGCAAATCCAGGAGTTGGGGATAGGAACGTTCAGGAATATCGCCACTATCCAGCAGACAGCATCCCTTTATGATGCCCTCTCCATATTTGTGGAGAGGCGGGTGTCAGCTCTTCCAGTGGTGGATGAACAAG GCAAAGTGGTAGCACTCTACTCAAGATTTGATGTCATT AATCTGGCCGCCCAGAAGACTTACAACGATCTGGACATAACAATGCAAGACGCTATTCGCAGGCGAAAATGTTGTGTTGAAGGTGTGATCACCTGCTTCCCAGAAGATACTTTAGAAGTGATTATAGACCGGATAGTTGAAGCTGAG GTCCATCGGCTGGTTCTGGTGGACAGGGCTGATGTGGTAAAGGGCATTATCTCTCTGTCTGACCTCCTGCAGGCCTTGGTTCTAACGCCTGTGGGCATTGATGCCCTTCTGTCCTAG
- the cnppd1 gene encoding protein CNPPD1, giving the protein MDFDALINENNFHFSDFQEFTFLPGHQKLTERVRKRLYYGLDKDVALDALSCPVTDIAVEFFQKSAPSPIKKLQKEYAAHVAREACISPCAMMLALVYIERLRHRNPEYLQKISSSDLFLISMMVASKYLYDEGEEEEVFNDEWGAAGKLDVQTVNNLEMSFLNAIEWSLFTEPKDVFDMLSQLETSIAKHQGMKRGWFTYTDLCVLLEHTAWSQALMAVYQHFTKVSCMLGLVYLTSVAGLIATSAVLQQLDLSRGDQSIVLPSEEICFSHIPTSNLSPEAAVAAARRPSCCVLSNKSQTGSLTPAPVSAQTSVFFSLLASVVYKRPEQNPKMESTKSWSASSVVCPGCLGPPPHLQCLLRNTSTLHSNGPFKNHPQLLSLPSGVFGAAELSQNSPFGLFAPLNLHSCCPEFLLPGDKYQALLVPG; this is encoded by the exons ATGGATTTCGACGCCTTAATTAACGAAAATAACTTTCATTTTTCGGACTTCCAAGAGTTCACG TTTCTTCCTGGACACCAAAAACTAACGGAACGAGTGAGAAAAAGACTGTACTATGGCCTGGACAAAGATGTTGCTTTAGACGCCCTTTCTTGTCCTGTTACAG ATATTGCTGTTGAATTCTTCCAGAAGTCTGCTCCAAGCCCAATAAAAAAGCTCCAAAAGGAGTATGCTGCTCATGTGGCAAG GGAGGCATGCATCTCTCCGTGTGCCATGATGCTGGCTTTGGTTTACATCGAAAGACTCCGACACAGAAACCCAGAATACCTGCAGAAGATCTCCTCGTCCGACCTATTCCTGATCTCAATG ATGGTTGCCAGCAAGTACCTGTACGATGAAGGTGAAGAGGAAGAGGTTTTCAACGATGAGTGGGGAGCAGCTGGAAAATTGGATGTCCAAACTGTCAATAACCTGGAGATGAGTTTCCTGAACGCCATT GAGTGGAGCCTCTTCACGGAGCCAAAAGACGTCTTTGACATGCTAAGCCAGCTGGAAACCAG CATTGCAAAACACCAGGGCATGAAACGGGGCTGGTTCACCTACACGGACCTGTGCGTCCTCCTGGAGCACACTGCATGGAGTCAAGCCCTAATGGCAGTTTATCAGCACTTTACAAAG GTCTCCTGTATGCTTGGCCTGGTGTATCTCACCAGTGTAGCGGGCCTCATCGCCACCAGCGCTGTGCTGCAGCAGCTGGATCTCTCCAGAGGAGACCAGTCTATTGTTCTCCCATCAGAAGAAATCTGTTTCTCCCACATCCCGACTTCCAACCTCAGCCCAGAAGCCGCTGTTGCTGCAGCCCGCCGCCCATCCTGCTGTGTGCTGTCCAACAAGAGTCAGACTGGTTCACTAACTCCTGCACCTGTGTCTGCACAGACGTCTGTTTTCTTCTCTCTTCTGGCCTCTGTAGTTTATAAACGTCCCGAACAAAATCCCAAAATGGAATCCACCAAGTCCTGGTCTGCTTCCTCCGTCGTCTGCCCTGGCTGTCTTGGACCGCCGCCTCATCTTCAGTGTCTTCTTCGAAACACCTCCACACTCCACAGCAACGGCCCCTTTAAAAACCACCCGCAGTTATTGTCTCTGCCCTCCGGGGTTTTTGGAGCGGCAGAACTGAGTCAGAACTCTCCCTTTGGCCTCTTTGCACCTCTAAATTTGCACTCATGCTGTCCAGAGTTTCTGCTGCCTGGCGACAAATACCAAGCTCTGCTGGTACCCGGCTAG